In Methanosarcina barkeri MS, a single window of DNA contains:
- a CDS encoding winged helix-turn-helix domain-containing protein, whose product MNELNDLIGFVNGNSIRQKVLSLLSSKGEMEGKRVSKTLRVAHPTIAKTLDELEQKELITKKEEMYSLTESGIKVEKMIQQI is encoded by the coding sequence ATGAACGAATTGAACGATTTAATAGGTTTTGTAAACGGAAACAGTATAAGGCAAAAAGTGCTCTCCTTACTTTCCTCAAAAGGAGAAATGGAAGGAAAAAGAGTATCAAAAACCCTGAGAGTTGCACATCCCACCATTGCAAAAACTCTCGATGAACTTGAACAGAAGGAATTAATTACAAAAAAGGAAGAAATGTACTCCCTTACCGAATCTGGAATAAAAGTGGAAAAAATGATCCAGCAAATATAA
- a CDS encoding transcriptional regulator — MKTTCEIMVQKVLPAIRAELSRTMIFEHGCTQQDVADILELSRAAVSQYVSEKRGAEVDFSEETQNEIRKFALVLLNKDLSSQEKVDGMCNVCRFVQKSGWLYKNAPEAKACIICEDTDLK, encoded by the coding sequence ATGAAAACAACATGTGAAATTATGGTACAGAAAGTCTTGCCCGCAATTAGGGCAGAACTTTCCAGAACAATGATCTTTGAGCATGGGTGCACGCAGCAGGATGTAGCGGACATCCTGGAGCTTTCAAGGGCTGCGGTATCCCAGTACGTGAGTGAAAAACGTGGGGCTGAAGTTGATTTTTCCGAGGAGACTCAGAACGAAATTCGGAAATTTGCATTAGTGCTTCTAAATAAAGACCTATCCTCTCAGGAAAAGGTAGATGGCATGTGCAACGTTTGCAGGTTTGTTCAGAAATCCGGCTGGCTATACAAGAACGCTCCTGAAGCTAAAGCCTGTATCATCTGCGAGGATACGGATTTAAAGTGA
- the yciH gene encoding stress response translation initiation inhibitor YciH: MSSGMCPVCGLPKELCICEEVAKEQQRITVKVNRRRYGKEVTVVEGFDASEIDLHELSTYLKSKFACGGTVKGNTVELQGNHLARMKEVLMEKGFSAEQIKN; encoded by the coding sequence ATGAGCAGCGGAATGTGCCCAGTATGTGGGCTTCCAAAAGAACTTTGCATTTGCGAAGAAGTTGCAAAAGAGCAACAGAGAATTACTGTGAAAGTAAATAGAAGAAGATACGGCAAAGAAGTTACCGTTGTAGAAGGTTTCGACGCAAGTGAAATAGATCTTCATGAACTGTCCACTTATCTTAAATCAAAGTTTGCATGCGGCGGTACGGTAAAGGGAAATACTGTGGAACTTCAGGGTAATCACCTGGCCCGCATGAAAGAAGTCCTCATGGAAAAGGGTTTCTCTGCTGAACAAATCAAAAACTAA
- the purL gene encoding phosphoribosylformylglycinamidine synthase subunit PurL, whose translation MLPEEDLKIIKKELGREPTLVEQGCFLNLWSEHCSYRSSAPLLKTFTSKGENVIIGPGDDAAIIKFDDGYVLAIGMESHNHPSYVDPYNGAATGIGGIVRDIISMGARPIALMDPLYFGPLDTPKNMFLFEQIIKGIAGYGNCIGVPVVNGETFFDRKYSGNPLVNVVAVGLCREDEVITARSQKAGNKLVLAGSSTGKDGLGGASFASRDLSESAEAEDRPSVQVGDPYTEKLVIEMTLEAMEKGYIKSCKDLGAAGLGGASAELAAKGGLGAYIIADAVTQREPNMNAYEILLAESQERMVFEVAPEDVDAVLALVAKYDLNGAVVGYLTEKPNYTVEFKGEVVVDIPIDFLTGGAPTCEKSSVAPVPQVEESKAPETPEDLKAAFLKVISSYNIASKEWIYRQYDHEVQLRTIVKPGEDAGVLKITDKKGLVLSCGCQPRATLLDPYNGGKNIVIENVMNLAVKGAEGLAIVNCLNFGNPDRPEIYWQLKNSVLGLGDGARELSIPVVGGNVSLYNESDEFKTAIIPTPSIGIIGKVNLETPLPSSFFAKSGDTIILVGETTADMGGSEYYACLEAQNAGKVPSVPKNAPEIIKAVIKAARSGKLSSAHDLSLGGIAAGLAKMCKNYGAKVDLSEVSELKAEELLFSEAPARALLATGEPEAVLEILKDVPHMIIGKVEGNSLEVKGKDFEISLSLKEISDAHSSLTRFMMR comes from the coding sequence ATGTTACCTGAAGAAGACCTTAAGATTATTAAAAAAGAACTGGGGCGAGAGCCCACCCTGGTAGAACAGGGCTGCTTTTTAAACTTATGGAGCGAACACTGTTCCTACCGCTCAAGTGCTCCTCTCCTGAAAACTTTTACCAGTAAGGGCGAAAACGTAATTATTGGCCCTGGGGACGATGCTGCAATTATAAAATTTGATGATGGCTATGTACTTGCCATAGGTATGGAAAGCCATAACCACCCTTCATATGTCGACCCCTACAACGGAGCTGCTACAGGTATAGGAGGCATCGTAAGAGATATAATCTCCATGGGAGCCCGACCAATAGCCCTTATGGACCCACTTTATTTCGGGCCTCTGGACACTCCAAAAAATATGTTTCTCTTTGAACAGATAATTAAGGGAATTGCAGGGTATGGAAACTGCATAGGAGTGCCAGTGGTCAATGGTGAGACTTTCTTTGACCGAAAATACAGTGGAAACCCTCTTGTAAATGTTGTTGCAGTAGGGCTCTGCCGGGAAGATGAGGTCATAACTGCCCGCTCCCAGAAAGCCGGAAACAAACTTGTGCTCGCAGGCTCCAGCACAGGAAAAGACGGACTTGGAGGAGCTTCCTTTGCATCCAGGGACCTTTCCGAATCAGCCGAAGCCGAAGACCGCCCAAGCGTCCAGGTGGGAGATCCGTATACTGAAAAGCTCGTAATCGAAATGACACTGGAAGCCATGGAAAAGGGTTATATAAAATCCTGCAAAGACCTGGGAGCCGCCGGTCTTGGAGGAGCAAGCGCGGAACTGGCTGCAAAGGGAGGACTTGGAGCCTATATTATTGCAGATGCCGTGACCCAGCGCGAACCCAATATGAATGCTTATGAAATCCTGCTTGCAGAATCTCAGGAGCGCATGGTCTTTGAAGTAGCTCCTGAAGACGTTGATGCCGTACTTGCTCTGGTAGCAAAGTACGACCTTAATGGGGCCGTAGTTGGATACTTAACAGAGAAACCAAACTACACGGTTGAGTTCAAAGGGGAAGTCGTTGTAGATATTCCAATTGATTTCCTGACAGGTGGAGCTCCGACCTGTGAGAAATCCTCAGTAGCTCCTGTTCCTCAGGTTGAAGAAAGTAAAGCCCCCGAAACTCCGGAAGACCTTAAGGCAGCCTTCCTGAAAGTTATCTCTTCCTACAATATTGCCTCAAAAGAATGGATCTACAGGCAGTACGACCATGAAGTCCAGTTAAGAACAATTGTCAAACCCGGAGAAGACGCTGGCGTGCTCAAAATAACTGATAAAAAAGGACTCGTACTTTCCTGCGGCTGCCAGCCAAGAGCTACCCTTCTTGACCCCTATAACGGAGGAAAGAATATAGTAATTGAAAACGTCATGAACCTTGCAGTAAAAGGGGCTGAAGGGCTTGCGATTGTAAACTGCCTGAATTTTGGGAACCCGGATCGTCCGGAAATCTACTGGCAACTCAAAAACTCCGTACTTGGGCTTGGAGATGGGGCAAGGGAGCTCTCAATTCCAGTCGTGGGAGGAAATGTTTCCCTGTATAACGAAAGCGATGAATTTAAGACCGCAATTATCCCAACCCCTTCAATAGGAATAATAGGGAAAGTCAACCTTGAGACTCCTCTTCCTTCAAGCTTCTTTGCAAAATCCGGAGACACCATCATCCTGGTAGGAGAGACAACTGCAGATATGGGAGGTTCCGAATACTATGCCTGTTTAGAGGCCCAGAATGCCGGAAAAGTTCCTTCTGTCCCGAAAAATGCTCCTGAGATAATAAAAGCCGTAATCAAAGCTGCAAGGAGCGGAAAACTCAGCTCGGCACACGACCTGTCCCTTGGAGGAATTGCCGCAGGACTTGCGAAGATGTGCAAGAACTACGGTGCAAAAGTAGACCTGAGTGAAGTTTCAGAATTAAAAGCTGAGGAACTATTATTTTCAGAAGCTCCAGCAAGAGCTTTACTTGCTACAGGCGAACCAGAGGCTGTACTTGAAATCCTCAAAGATGTGCCTCATATGATAATCGGCAAAGTCGAAGGCAATTCCCTTGAAGTAAAAGGAAAAGACTTCGAGATTTCCCTCTCCCTCAAAGAAATCTCCGACGCACACAGCAGCCTGACAAGGTTTATGATGAGATAA